The Gemmata palustris genome includes a region encoding these proteins:
- a CDS encoding DUF1559 domain-containing protein, translating into MTPPASRRSAFTLIELLVVIAIIAILIGLLLPAVQKVREAAARMSCSNNLKQIGLGLHTYESANGYFPTSGEGNSTASPPGTWMDVHSTLTQVLPYIEQDNVYKAINLNNRYNWSGHNAAFKVKIKTFLCPSNGASQDDPDGYGQTDYMPVAYVDIDPTTGTRCTLNSSCGTYRSPGLLTLHYGADPASAPTAGNHISSYTKMSPRRITAVTDGTSNTVAIIEDVGKNHESLSPFMKANYADNCSDCVNKSPTNLRNNYRWGEPDSANGVSGPHNDGTNKVARLNNNATPKGGPTSCPWSVNNCGPNDEPFSFHSGGVQAVFGDGHVQFLRDSISAQTLRAVMTADFGDQVNLD; encoded by the coding sequence ATGACTCCCCCCGCGAGTCGCCGGTCGGCATTTACGCTGATTGAACTGCTGGTTGTGATCGCCATCATCGCCATCCTCATTGGCTTGCTCCTGCCCGCCGTGCAGAAGGTGCGCGAGGCCGCCGCACGCATGTCGTGCAGCAACAACCTGAAGCAAATCGGCCTCGGGCTGCACACCTACGAATCGGCCAACGGGTACTTCCCGACCAGCGGTGAGGGGAACAGCACGGCCAGTCCGCCCGGAACCTGGATGGACGTCCATTCGACGCTCACGCAGGTGCTCCCGTACATCGAGCAGGACAACGTTTACAAAGCAATCAACCTGAACAATCGGTACAACTGGAGCGGGCACAACGCCGCATTCAAGGTCAAAATCAAGACGTTCCTGTGCCCGTCGAACGGCGCTTCACAGGATGACCCTGATGGTTATGGGCAAACGGACTACATGCCCGTCGCTTACGTCGACATCGACCCGACCACCGGCACCCGTTGCACCCTCAACAGTTCCTGCGGAACGTACCGCAGTCCCGGGCTGTTGACGCTCCATTACGGGGCCGATCCCGCGAGCGCTCCAACCGCGGGGAACCACATCTCGTCGTACACGAAGATGAGCCCGCGCCGGATCACGGCGGTGACGGACGGGACGAGCAACACGGTCGCGATCATCGAAGACGTTGGCAAAAACCACGAGTCGCTCTCGCCGTTCATGAAGGCCAACTACGCGGACAACTGCTCGGACTGCGTGAACAAGTCCCCCACAAACCTGCGGAACAACTACCGGTGGGGCGAACCGGACAGCGCGAACGGCGTCTCCGGCCCGCACAACGACGGCACGAACAAAGTGGCTCGACTGAACAACAACGCGACCCCGAAGGGTGGCCCGACCTCGTGCCCGTGGTCGGTGAACAACTGCGGCCCGAACGACGAACCGTTCAGCTTCCACAGTGGCGGCGTCCAGGCCGTGTTCGGCGACGGGCACGTCCAGTTCCTCCGCGACTCGATCTCGGCCCAGACCCTGCGGGCCGTTATGACGGCCGACTTCGGCGACCAAGTTAACCTGGACTAA
- a CDS encoding HAMP domain-containing protein has protein sequence MSTVLEPVTNGTEMNALLGALNALRHGRSGVRLPPDWTGVAGKVADAFNDVVEQNERMAEELARLSRVVGKEGKLSQRLSLGDVGGFWRESVGSVNDLIDDLVHPTIETARVIGAVAQGDLSKTMALDIDDRPLQGEFHRTAKTINTMVDQLGSFASEVTRVAREVGTEGKLGGQAKVKGVAGTWKDLTDSVNGMAANLTAQVRNVAEVTTAVAKGDLSRKITVDVKGEFLELKNTINTMVDQLRSFASEVTRVAREVGTEGKLGGQARVEGVSGTWKDLTDSVNGMAGNLTTQVRNIATVTTAVANGDLSRKITVDVKGEILELKNTVNTMVDQLSSFASEVTRVAQEVGTEGQLGGQADVKGVAGVWKNLTDSVNFMAGNLTSQVRNIADVTKAVALGDLSRKITVDVKGEILELKNTVNTMVDQLSSFAAEVTRVAREVGTEGKLGGQADVKGVAGVWKNLTDSVNFMAGNLTAQVRNIAEVTTAVATGDLSRKITVDVKGEILELKNTVNIMVDQLSSFASEVTRVAREVGTEGKLGGQADVKGVAGVWKDLTDSVNFMAGNLTSQVRNIADVTKAVALGDLSRKITVDVKGEILELKNTVNTMVDQLSSFAAEVTRVAREVGTEGKLGGQADVKGVAGTWKDLTDSVNGMARNLTSQVRNIADVTKAVAAGDLSQKITVDVRGEILELKNTVNTMVDQLRSFASEVTRVAREVGTEGKLGGQADVRGVAGTWKDLTDSVNFMAGNLTSQVRNIAEVTKAVALGDLSRKITVDVKGEILELKNTVNTMVDQLRSFAGEVTRVAREVGTEGKLGGQAQVEGVAGTWKDLTDSVNGMAGNLTAQVRGIAKVVTAVANGDLQRKLTVAAKGEIAELAETINEMIGTLATFADQVTTVAREVGVEGQLGGQAKVPGAAGIWKALTENVNQLAANLTTQVRAIAEVATAVTKGDLTRSITVEAQGEVAALSNTINEMIRNLRDTTQKNTEQDWLKTNLAKFSRMLQGQRDLTNVGRMVLSELCPVVAAQHAEFYVFDGVKETPQLNLLASYASEGKEGSGKRIGLGQGLVGQCAMDKQKILLDNLPPEYIRISSGLGSASPRSVLVLPLIFEGQVRGVLELASLGGFNPTHQAFLEQLTESIGIVLNTIEANMRTEGLLEQSQSLAQQLQTRQEELQKTNEELQEKSHSLAQQNQEVERKNTEVEQARQALEDKAKQLALTSKYKSEFLANMSHELRTPLNSLLILSDQLSKNPDGNLTGKQQEFAKTIHSSGNDLLMLINDILDLSKIESGTVVVDASDLRLDDLQGYVDRTFRHVAENKNLEFRTHFDPRLPRSVYTDAKRLQQIIKNLLSNAFKFTHHGEVVLTVAPAEGGWNRENEDLNRATGVLCFAVEDTGIGIPSDKQLIIFEAFQQADGSTSRKYGGTGLGLAISRELSRLLGGEIRLSSIPGRGSTFHFYLPVTYSPSRPTRKGTAVSESGATSTSPQLRAEGTLVGSNGHASRSALAFGPVEPEPETPEQLVNEYGDDRDDIRAGDRVLLIVENDTGFARFLLDTAREKGFKGLVTSLGASALALTREYDPDAISLDIHLPDIDGWRVLERLKKDPATRHVPVCVISTDDSRDRALAAGCLAFLDKPIQSREVLDELLDHVTEYTGRPVRHLLVVEPDPARRDQIQARLADPEVLITATPDTGAALRALDDRPTDCVVLGPGTGDATEELLSARGPFARTDRVSSRMPVIVYGDGADGGPSDAILRRAAEVCTVRKAHSSAVLLDLATFFLHRPLAKLPEVQRQQLSELDQTDKILAGRKVLIVDDDMRNIFALSTILEEHDMVIVSADNGRDAIRMLQTDPGVEIVLMDIMMPEMDGMETMREVRKIPHLKNLPIVAVTAKAMKGDREKCIEAGAWDYLSKPVDPEQLLAVLRAWLHR, from the coding sequence ATGTCCACGGTCCTCGAACCGGTCACCAACGGCACCGAGATGAACGCCCTGCTGGGTGCCCTCAACGCGCTGCGCCACGGGCGCTCCGGCGTTCGATTGCCCCCGGATTGGACCGGCGTCGCGGGCAAAGTGGCCGACGCCTTTAACGACGTCGTCGAGCAGAACGAGCGGATGGCCGAAGAGCTCGCCCGACTGAGCCGCGTCGTCGGCAAAGAAGGAAAACTCAGCCAGCGCCTCTCGCTCGGCGACGTGGGCGGGTTCTGGCGCGAGTCGGTCGGCTCCGTGAACGACCTCATCGACGACCTCGTTCACCCGACGATCGAAACGGCCCGCGTGATCGGGGCCGTGGCCCAGGGCGACCTGTCCAAGACAATGGCCCTCGACATTGATGACCGCCCGCTCCAGGGCGAGTTCCACCGCACCGCCAAAACCATCAACACGATGGTCGATCAGCTCGGTTCGTTCGCGTCCGAAGTGACCCGCGTGGCCCGCGAGGTGGGCACCGAAGGGAAGCTCGGCGGACAGGCCAAAGTGAAGGGCGTCGCCGGTACGTGGAAGGACCTCACGGACTCCGTCAACGGGATGGCGGCCAACCTCACGGCTCAAGTGCGCAACGTGGCCGAAGTGACGACGGCCGTGGCGAAGGGCGACCTGTCGCGCAAGATCACGGTGGACGTGAAGGGCGAGTTCCTCGAACTGAAGAACACCATCAACACGATGGTGGACCAGTTGCGATCGTTCGCGTCCGAAGTGACCCGCGTGGCGCGTGAGGTCGGTACCGAAGGCAAGCTCGGCGGACAGGCGCGCGTCGAAGGCGTGTCCGGTACGTGGAAGGACCTCACGGACTCCGTGAACGGTATGGCCGGGAACCTGACGACGCAGGTGCGCAATATCGCCACCGTGACGACGGCCGTGGCGAACGGTGACCTGTCGCGCAAGATTACGGTCGACGTGAAGGGTGAGATTCTGGAACTGAAGAACACCGTCAACACGATGGTCGACCAGCTCAGCTCGTTCGCGTCCGAAGTGACCCGCGTCGCGCAGGAAGTCGGTACGGAGGGGCAGCTCGGCGGACAGGCCGACGTGAAGGGCGTCGCCGGGGTGTGGAAGAACCTCACCGACTCCGTGAACTTCATGGCCGGGAACCTGACATCACAGGTGCGCAACATCGCCGACGTGACCAAGGCCGTGGCCCTGGGCGACCTGTCGCGCAAGATCACGGTCGACGTGAAGGGCGAGATCCTCGAGCTCAAGAACACCGTCAACACGATGGTCGACCAGCTCAGCTCGTTCGCCGCCGAAGTGACCCGCGTGGCCCGCGAGGTCGGCACCGAAGGGAAGCTCGGCGGACAGGCCGACGTGAAGGGCGTCGCCGGGGTGTGGAAGAACCTGACGGACTCCGTGAACTTCATGGCCGGGAACCTGACGGCCCAGGTGCGCAACATCGCAGAAGTGACGACCGCGGTCGCAACCGGTGACCTGTCGCGCAAGATCACGGTCGACGTGAAGGGCGAGATCCTCGAGCTCAAGAACACTGTGAATATCATGGTGGACCAGCTCAGCTCCTTCGCCTCGGAAGTGACCCGCGTGGCCCGCGAAGTCGGTACCGAAGGCAAACTCGGCGGACAGGCCGATGTGAAGGGCGTCGCCGGGGTGTGGAAGGACCTCACGGACTCCGTGAACTTCATGGCCGGGAACCTGACATCACAGGTGCGCAACATCGCCGACGTGACCAAGGCCGTGGCCCTCGGAGACTTGAGCCGCAAGATCACGGTGGACGTGAAGGGCGAGATCCTCGAGCTCAAGAACACCGTCAACACGATGGTGGACCAGCTCAGCTCGTTCGCCGCGGAAGTGACCCGCGTGGCCCGCGAGGTCGGCACCGAGGGCAAGCTCGGCGGGCAGGCCGACGTGAAGGGCGTCGCTGGGACGTGGAAGGACTTGACCGACTCCGTCAACGGTATGGCCCGCAACCTGACATCACAGGTGCGCAACATCGCCGACGTGACTAAAGCGGTCGCGGCCGGTGACCTCTCGCAGAAGATCACCGTGGACGTCCGCGGAGAAATTCTGGAACTGAAGAACACCGTCAACACGATGGTCGACCAATTGCGGTCGTTCGCATCGGAAGTAACGCGCGTTGCCCGTGAGGTGGGCACCGAAGGCAAACTCGGCGGGCAGGCCGACGTCCGCGGGGTGGCCGGTACGTGGAAGGACTTGACGGACTCCGTGAACTTCATGGCCGGGAACCTGACATCACAAGTGCGCAACATCGCGGAAGTGACCAAGGCCGTGGCCCTGGGCGACCTGTCGCGCAAGATCACGGTGGACGTGAAGGGTGAAATTCTGGAACTGAAGAACACCGTCAACACGATGGTCGACCAGTTGCGGTCGTTCGCCGGAGAAGTGACCCGCGTGGCACGCGAAGTGGGCACCGAGGGCAAGCTCGGCGGACAAGCTCAGGTCGAAGGGGTGGCGGGTACGTGGAAGGACTTGACCGACTCCGTCAACGGCATGGCCGGGAACCTGACGGCTCAGGTGCGCGGGATCGCGAAGGTCGTGACCGCCGTCGCCAACGGCGACCTCCAGCGCAAACTCACGGTCGCCGCGAAGGGCGAAATCGCGGAACTCGCTGAGACGATCAACGAAATGATCGGGACGCTCGCCACGTTCGCCGATCAGGTAACGACCGTGGCCCGCGAGGTCGGCGTCGAGGGACAGTTGGGCGGGCAAGCGAAAGTGCCCGGGGCAGCCGGTATCTGGAAGGCCCTCACGGAGAACGTGAACCAGCTCGCCGCGAACCTCACGACCCAGGTGCGGGCGATCGCGGAAGTCGCCACCGCCGTGACGAAGGGCGACCTGACGCGGTCGATCACCGTCGAGGCGCAGGGTGAAGTCGCGGCGCTCTCGAACACCATCAACGAGATGATCCGCAACCTCCGCGACACCACCCAAAAGAACACGGAACAGGACTGGCTGAAGACGAACCTCGCCAAGTTCAGCCGGATGCTCCAGGGTCAGCGCGACCTGACGAACGTCGGCCGCATGGTGCTCTCGGAACTGTGCCCCGTGGTCGCGGCCCAACACGCCGAGTTCTACGTCTTCGATGGCGTCAAAGAGACCCCGCAACTCAACCTGCTCGCGAGCTACGCCTCCGAGGGCAAAGAAGGAAGCGGGAAGCGCATCGGGCTGGGCCAGGGGCTGGTCGGCCAGTGCGCGATGGACAAGCAGAAGATCCTGCTCGACAACCTCCCGCCGGAGTACATTCGCATCTCGTCCGGGTTGGGGTCGGCTTCGCCCCGAAGTGTGCTCGTTCTGCCGCTGATCTTCGAGGGCCAGGTCCGCGGGGTGCTCGAACTCGCCTCGCTCGGCGGGTTCAACCCGACGCACCAGGCGTTCCTCGAGCAGCTCACCGAGTCCATCGGGATCGTGCTCAACACGATCGAGGCGAACATGCGCACGGAGGGGTTGCTGGAACAGTCGCAGTCCCTCGCGCAGCAGCTCCAAACGCGCCAGGAAGAGCTCCAGAAGACCAACGAGGAGCTGCAAGAGAAGTCGCACTCGCTGGCCCAACAGAACCAGGAAGTCGAGCGGAAGAACACGGAAGTCGAACAGGCCCGGCAAGCGCTCGAGGACAAGGCCAAGCAGCTCGCGCTGACGTCGAAGTACAAGAGCGAGTTCCTCGCGAACATGTCGCACGAACTGCGGACCCCGCTCAACAGCCTGCTCATCCTCTCCGACCAGTTGTCCAAGAACCCCGACGGGAACCTGACCGGCAAACAGCAGGAGTTCGCCAAGACGATCCACTCGTCCGGTAACGACCTGCTCATGCTCATCAACGACATTCTGGACCTGTCCAAGATCGAGTCCGGTACCGTGGTGGTGGACGCCAGCGACCTGCGCCTGGACGACCTCCAGGGGTACGTCGATCGCACGTTCCGGCACGTCGCGGAGAACAAGAACCTGGAGTTCCGGACGCACTTCGACCCGCGGCTCCCGCGCAGCGTTTACACGGACGCCAAGCGGCTCCAGCAGATCATCAAGAACCTGCTCTCGAACGCGTTCAAGTTCACGCACCACGGCGAGGTGGTACTCACGGTCGCGCCGGCCGAGGGCGGGTGGAACCGCGAGAACGAGGACCTGAACCGCGCCACGGGGGTGCTCTGCTTCGCGGTAGAAGACACCGGGATCGGCATCCCGTCCGACAAGCAGCTCATCATCTTCGAGGCGTTTCAACAGGCGGACGGCAGCACCAGCCGCAAGTACGGCGGAACGGGCCTGGGGTTGGCCATCAGTCGCGAACTGTCGCGGCTACTGGGCGGCGAAATTCGACTGTCGTCGATCCCGGGGCGCGGGAGCACGTTCCACTTCTACCTGCCGGTCACTTACAGTCCGTCGCGCCCCACGCGCAAGGGCACGGCGGTGAGCGAATCGGGAGCCACATCCACGAGCCCGCAGCTCCGGGCCGAAGGAACGCTGGTGGGATCGAACGGGCACGCTTCGCGCTCCGCACTGGCGTTCGGCCCGGTAGAACCGGAACCGGAAACCCCGGAACAACTCGTGAACGAGTACGGGGACGACCGGGACGACATTCGCGCCGGGGACCGCGTACTGTTGATCGTCGAAAACGACACCGGGTTCGCCCGGTTCCTGCTCGACACGGCCCGCGAGAAGGGGTTCAAGGGTCTGGTGACGTCCCTCGGCGCGTCGGCCCTGGCCCTCACGCGCGAGTACGACCCGGACGCGATCTCGCTCGACATTCACCTCCCGGACATTGACGGGTGGCGCGTGCTCGAGCGGCTGAAAAAGGACCCGGCCACGCGCCACGTCCCCGTGTGCGTTATCAGTACCGACGACTCCCGCGACCGCGCGCTCGCCGCCGGGTGCCTGGCGTTCCTGGACAAGCCGATCCAGAGCCGCGAGGTTCTCGACGAGCTCCTCGACCACGTGACCGAGTACACCGGGCGCCCGGTCCGGCACCTGCTCGTCGTGGAGCCGGACCCGGCGCGCCGGGACCAGATCCAGGCGCGGCTCGCCGATCCCGAGGTGCTCATCACCGCGACCCCCGACACCGGCGCGGCGCTGCGCGCCCTGGACGACCGACCGACCGATTGCGTGGTCCTCGGACCCGGCACCGGGGACGCGACGGAAGAGCTCCTCAGCGCACGCGGACCGTTCGCCCGCACCGACCGCGTTTCTTCGCGGATGCCGGTCATCGTCTACGGGGACGGCGCCGACGGGGGGCCGTCCGACGCCATCCTCCGGCGCGCGGCCGAGGTCTGCACCGTCCGCAAGGCCCACTCGTCGGCCGTCCTGCTCGATCTCGCCACGTTCTTCCTCCACCGGCCGCTCGCGAAGTTGCCGGAGGTCCAGCGCCAGCAGCTCAGCGAACTGGACCAGACGGACAAGATCCTCGCGGGCCGAAAAGTGCTGATCGTGGACGACGACATGCGGAACATCTTCGCGCTCTCGACCATCCTCGAAGAGCACGACATGGTGATCGTGTCTGCCGACAACGGGCGCGACGCGATCCGGATGCTTCAAACTGACCCCGGCGTAGAAATCGTGCTCATGGACATCATGATGCCCGAAATGGACGGAATGGAGACAATGCGCGAGGTCCGCAAGATCCCGCACCTGAAGAACCTGCCGATCGTGGCGGTTACGGCCAAGGCGATGAAGGGCGACCGGGAGAAGTGCATCGAGGCCGGGGCGTGGGATTACCTCTCCAAGCCCGTGGACCCGGAACAGTTGCTCGCCGTGTTGAGGGCGTGGTTGCACCGCTGA
- a CDS encoding hybrid sensor histidine kinase/response regulator, whose protein sequence is MDPRPMTVPGEPTNILVVDDLPEKILVYRTILGELNQNLITAASGEEALRAVLAHDFAVILLDVQMPGMSGLETAALIRRRKRSAHTPIIFLTAFSDEVRATEGYAQGAVDYISTPVVPAILRAKVRVFADLYRMAQQVRRQAEERIALAEERTRRAAAEEANQRLAFLTHAGAVLAGSLDQTVIAQDAIRLALSYLADTAVLVTLPSDGREVRVLRGRGGPAGSALEADLGHDALERDLARAVDRAAAENATVPLSDNVLAVPLRARGQVTAVLGLSRQQTGRAFPAADVAVAETLASRVAMALENARLYHELQQADRQKNEFLSMLAHELRNPLAPIRNAAEVLNHDGISADRVRWAHGVIDRQLTHLVRLVDDLLDVSRITLGKIRLAVDLVDLESAITQAVEAVGPLIDKFGHRLEVALPAHPVHVQGDPTRLIQVFANLLNNAAKYTEPGGRIGLTAAVKAAPSGDGTGAHAPALVEVRVRDTGVGIAPELLPTVFDLFTQASRSLDRSQGGLGIGLTLVRRLVEMHGGFVEAHSAGVGHGSEFAVVLPVAEVQLAPAPAAPTRSTEPQSEPAPLRVVIIDDNIDGAESLADLIGLLGHQARTAHDGPTGIDAVRAFEPDVVLLDIGLPGMDGFEVARRLRRDPRARATLITISGYGRDEDRALSREAGCSYHFVKPVEIRSLQTMFAAIQSSLHSGAQVNQG, encoded by the coding sequence ATGGACCCGCGACCAATGACCGTGCCCGGCGAGCCGACGAACATCCTGGTTGTCGACGATTTGCCGGAAAAGATTCTGGTTTACCGGACCATTCTGGGCGAACTGAACCAGAACCTGATTACCGCCGCGTCCGGCGAGGAGGCCCTGCGCGCGGTGCTCGCCCACGACTTCGCGGTGATCCTGCTCGACGTCCAGATGCCCGGCATGAGCGGGCTGGAAACCGCGGCGCTGATCCGCCGGCGGAAGCGCTCGGCCCACACCCCGATCATCTTTCTGACGGCGTTCTCCGACGAGGTGCGGGCCACCGAGGGGTACGCACAAGGAGCGGTGGATTACATCAGCACGCCGGTGGTGCCGGCGATCCTGCGCGCGAAGGTGCGGGTGTTCGCCGACCTGTACCGGATGGCGCAGCAGGTGCGCCGACAGGCCGAGGAGCGGATCGCACTGGCCGAAGAGCGCACGAGGCGCGCGGCCGCCGAAGAAGCGAACCAGCGCCTGGCGTTCCTCACCCACGCGGGCGCAGTTCTAGCAGGTTCCCTCGACCAAACCGTGATCGCCCAGGACGCGATCCGCCTCGCCCTCTCGTACCTGGCCGACACCGCCGTTCTCGTTACCCTCCCGAGCGACGGGCGTGAGGTCCGCGTCCTCCGGGGGCGCGGGGGACCGGCCGGGTCCGCGTTGGAAGCGGACCTGGGCCACGACGCACTGGAGCGCGACCTTGCTCGTGCGGTCGATCGAGCCGCCGCAGAGAACGCGACCGTCCCCCTCTCCGACAACGTCCTCGCGGTACCGCTCCGCGCCCGCGGACAGGTCACCGCCGTTCTGGGGCTCTCGCGCCAACAAACGGGGCGCGCGTTCCCCGCGGCCGACGTCGCCGTTGCCGAAACGCTCGCGTCCCGGGTCGCGATGGCGCTCGAAAACGCCCGGCTCTACCACGAGCTGCAACAGGCCGACCGCCAGAAGAACGAGTTCCTCTCGATGCTGGCCCACGAGCTGCGTAACCCGCTCGCGCCGATTCGGAACGCAGCCGAAGTGCTCAACCACGACGGCATCAGCGCGGACCGCGTCCGGTGGGCGCACGGGGTGATCGACCGCCAGTTGACCCACCTCGTTCGACTCGTGGACGACCTGCTCGACGTGTCCCGGATCACGCTGGGGAAGATCCGGCTCGCGGTCGATCTGGTCGATTTGGAGAGTGCGATCACGCAGGCCGTCGAAGCCGTCGGGCCGCTGATCGACAAGTTCGGCCACCGGCTCGAGGTCGCGTTACCCGCCCACCCGGTTCACGTCCAGGGCGACCCGACGCGGTTGATCCAGGTGTTCGCCAACCTGTTGAACAACGCCGCCAAATACACCGAGCCGGGCGGGCGAATCGGCCTCACCGCCGCGGTCAAAGCGGCCCCGTCGGGAGACGGCACCGGCGCACACGCCCCCGCCCTCGTGGAGGTCCGCGTTCGGGACACGGGGGTCGGGATCGCCCCCGAACTCCTTCCGACCGTGTTCGACTTGTTCACCCAGGCGAGCCGCTCCCTCGACCGGTCGCAGGGCGGACTGGGTATCGGGTTGACCCTCGTCCGCAGGCTGGTCGAGATGCACGGCGGGTTCGTCGAAGCGCACAGCGCGGGCGTCGGCCACGGGAGCGAATTCGCCGTCGTCCTCCCGGTCGCGGAAGTCCAACTCGCGCCGGCACCGGCCGCGCCCACTCGGTCGACCGAACCGCAGAGCGAACCCGCGCCCCTCCGGGTCGTTATCATCGATGACAACATCGACGGGGCGGAGAGCCTGGCCGACCTGATCGGTTTGCTCGGGCACCAGGCCCGAACCGCGCACGACGGCCCCACGGGAATCGACGCGGTCCGCGCCTTCGAGCCGGACGTCGTCCTGCTCGACATCGGGCTCCCGGGAATGGACGGGTTCGAGGTGGCCCGTCGGCTCCGCCGCGACCCGCGCGCCCGCGCCACACTGATTACCATTAGCGGGTACGGTCGGGACGAGGACCGCGCGTTGTCCCGGGAAGCCGGGTGCTCGTACCACTTCGTGAAGCCGGTCGAGATCCGCTCGCTCCAAACAATGTTCGCGGCGATCCAGTCCTCCCTTCACAGCGGTGCTCAGGTGAACCAGGGCTGA